One stretch of Acropora muricata isolate sample 2 chromosome 12, ASM3666990v1, whole genome shotgun sequence DNA includes these proteins:
- the LOC136892243 gene encoding juxtaposed with another zinc finger protein 1-like codes for MLAGKMAAFYRYSCLWNGCGKQCSSLLDLIDHIEVVHIEKDPRVLEQQEAAQPAALPLSYINCFFTDAARNAKQKEQVLNIAEPATPSPDHSTVKKKRTTPPKITFQAITNSDSLEGGDEDGNLSDNSDDSWTSDSFANDLVLNAVATDDGEGKRYICPVPGCGKRYKNVNGIKYHAKYGHRKDSNRPPKKAHRCHCGKSYKSPSGLRHHIVTQHSAGPKLSLSQELENVA; via the coding sequence ATGTTGGCAGGCAAAATGGCCGCGTTTTATCGTTATTCGTGTCTATGGAACGGTTGTGGGAAACAGTGCTCATCTTTATTAGACTTAATCGACCATATTGAAGTAGTACACATTGAAAAAGACCCTCGTGTTCTTGAGCAACAGGAAGCGGCCCAGCCTGCGGCTTTGCCCCTTTCGTACATCAACTGTTTCTTCACTGATGCTGCTCGAAACGCAAAGCAGAAGGAGCAAGTCTTAAATATCGCTGAACCCGCCACGCCAAGCCCTGACCATAGCAccgtcaagaaaaaacgtactACTCCACCCAAAATAACTTTCCAGGCAATAACTAACTCTGATTCGCTTGAGGGAGGCGACGAAGATGGAAATTTGAGCGACAACAGTGACGATTCTTGGACTTCGGATAGTTTTGCCAACGATCTCGTGTTGAACGCTGTTGCAACCGATGATGGCGAGGGAAAGCGATATATTTGCCCGGTTCCTGGATGCGGGAAGCGATACAAAAACGTCAATGGTATAAAATATCATGCGAAATATGGACACCGAAAGGACTCAAACCGTCCGCCAAAGAAAGCCCATAGATGTCACTGTGGAAAAAGTTACAAAAGCCCAAGTGGTCTTCGACACCATATAGTAACGCAACATTCTGCTGGTCCAAAGCTTTCATTGTCACAGGAATTAGAAAATGTCGCTTGA
- the LOC136892231 gene encoding tax1-binding protein 1 homolog B-like isoform X2 yields MAEGPNENESSLEGEDCSAYSFTSLPPESEFSAVIFNNVPEYYPPDRDIECRYTIKNSVQPNSRDWIGLFRVGWQSSREHYTYEWSPLLNTHEQGKPLSNRVVFRERYLPKADDEFYQFCYVTSAEDVRGASVPFQIKTRPLEQDDLQCCEFEDDEGSSIMIVKNKTAILEESLGRALEENASLKASKEMVETNLAKANEDILRLSSQKLELTSSLKENKEKSAQLEETLAQNSLIMNADQSRIKELESKVSGLKDMNEISEGKIKELMMVVEKQRAQTSEVEKNKEELVIEKKQYLDNMAADRQMIEKLQTELKTKEDEHNLLKARFMEFKTKAKAESVEYEEKLEKLNTTNGRLQEQLTQASAENGILKRNMEGESDRLSKKIRDLHLELKGKDEELWNKQEELANHAHTIADLEKVKEELLNDASQEAELLGNMVEKLQAELNEKQELLHQLEHELEDFKEQLDHEKEKAIVLEKDCETVIRALQEQIDGEKALNQSLCSQSDRHLAELQGQLQKQLEANMELTVQLESRNADIRGLSSELDGCKRKLQDEEEKAQKAETQITATSAELKSLRVVKESLQSTLDDAQGANARSSKITAASMFALQTAHAHLEKKYLKIKKEMEELWRERNELKRSLAAFQENVPSDDIRLQIEELRANNEDLRVRLNMGAEAYKVKFIECRQLEAQLNKLKRSSSVESIEPTSSTVVELQSEVRNLQKALNEEKRALDMEQSRVVEKNEEINQLKLKVLEFTEKAERYECLEHQNANHTQSQLIVEDLSRKVASLEKNLELERKEKEGIVHAIVDLQAELKNKENDLNNYAEKLRMTQEALKSEQRDREILGQQARSKLQFSQQQRLNMGAEAYKVKFIECRQLEAQLNKLKRSSSVESIEPTSSTVVELQSEVRNLQKALNEEKRALDMEQSRMVEKNEEINQKLKVLEFTEKAERYECLEHQNANHTQSQLIVEDLSRKVASLEKNLELERKEKEGIVHAIVDLQAELKNKENDLNNYAEKLRVTQEALKSEQRDREILGQQARSKLQEHEEKECKLTIKVKELEREVARWKQEVDLRVEAESRMIESEASPEEGKPQFSQQQRSSATRPVRGIRPSCAPKPTSPSCGSQPWVVVSHPRDFKQGVTPPAASVQPPHPQVQLQPHAPAGQQEIWECPVCTALLPPNVDKDQHVNGHFD; encoded by the exons ATGGCAGAAGGTCCGAACGAAAATGAAAGCAGTTTGGAAGGTGAAGACTGCAGCGCCTACTCATTCACTTCGCTTCCACCCGAGTCCGAATTTTCCGCTGTTATTTTCAATAACGTGCCCGAATACTATCCTCCGGACAGAGATATAGAGTGTCGCTACACGATAAAGAACTCGGTGCAACCTAATTCCAGAGACTGGATTGGATTGTTCAGAGTTGGTTGGCAGTCATCACGAGAGCATTACACGTACGAATGGTCGCCGTTACTTAATACGCATGAACAAGGAAAACCACTGAGTAATAGGGTTGTTTTTCGTGAGCGTTATTTGCCCAAAGCTGACGATGAATTTTACCAGTTCTGTTATGTTACATCTGCTGAAGATGTAAGAGGGGCAAGTGTTCCATTTCAGATCAAGACAAGACCCTTGGAACAAGATGACTTGCAGTGTTGCGAATTTGAGGATGATGAAGGATCGTCTATAAtgattgtcaaaaacaaaacgGCCATACTAGAAGAGTCCCTAGGCCGAGCTCTTGAAGAAAATGCTTCATTGAAAGCATCGAAAGAGATGGTAGAGACAAATTTGGCGAAGGCAAATGAAGACATTTTGCGACTTAGTTCGCAGAAATTAGAGTTGACCTCTTCCCTAaaggaaaataaggaaaaatcgGCCCAGCTTGAAGAAACCTTGGCACAGAACAGCTTGATTATGAATGCCGATCAAAGTAGAATAAAGGAACTTGAAAGTAAAGTAAGTGGTCTTAAAGATATGAACGAGATTTCCGAGGGAAAAATCAAGGAATTGATGATGGTTGTGGAAAAACAAAGAGCACAGACCTCAGAGGTTGAGAAAAACAAGGAAGAGTTGGTGATCGAGAAAAAGCAGTATTTGGACAACATGGCTGCAGATCGCCAGATGATTGAAAAGTTGCAAACAGAACTCAAGACCAAAGAAGATGAACACAACTTACTGAAAGCACGATTCATGGAgttcaaaaccaaagcaaaggCCGAATCTGTTGAATATGAAGagaagcttgaaaaattaaACACCACAAATGGGAGATTGCAAGAGCAACTGACCCAAGCAAGTGCTGAAAATGGCATACTGAAAAGAAACATGGAGGGAGAATCTGATCgcctttcaaagaaaataagaGATCTTCATCTGGAACTTAAGGGAAAAGATGAAGAACTTTGGAATAAACAGGAAGAACTTGCAAACCATGCTCACACAATTGCAGACTTGGAGAAGGTAAAAGAAGAGTTACTGAATGATGCATCCCAAGAAGCAGAGTTGCTTGGCAACATGGTTGAGAAGCTTCAAGCTGAATTAAACGAAAAGCAAGAACTTCTTCATCAGCTTGAGCACGAATTGGAAGATTTCAAAGAGCAGCtggaccatgagaaagagaagGCAATTGTTCTTGAAAAAGATTGTGAGACAGTAATCAGGGCTCTCCAGGAGCAAATTGATGGAGAAAAAGCATTGAATCAGTCTCTGTGCTCACAGTCAGATCGTCATTTGGCTGAACTTCAGGGACAGTTACAGAAGCAGCTGGAAGCCAACATGGAACTGACAGTGCAACTGGAAAGTAGAAATGCGGACATCAGAGGGCTCTCTAGTGAACTAGATGGATGTAAAAGAAAGCTCCAAGATGAAGAGGAGAAGGCACAAAAAGCTGAGACCCAAATTACAGCAACCAGTGCAGAGCTGAAATCACTGAGGGTGGTTAAAGAGTCACTCCAGTCAACACTTGATGATGCCCAGGGTGCAAATGCTCGGTCCTCAAAGATTACTGCAGCTTCCATGTTTGCTCTTCAAACAGCTCATGCACATTTGGAGAAAAAGTACCtaaaaatcaagaaagaaatgGAGGAGTTATGGAGAGAAAGGAATGAGTTAAAGAGGAGTCTTGCCGCATTTCAGGAAAATGTGCCATCAGATGATATCAGGCTTCAGATCGAAGAGCTGAGAGCCAACAATGAAGATTTACGCGTACGTCTGAATATGGGAGCAGAAGCTTACAAGGTGAAGTTTATTGAATGTCGACAGCTTGAAGCACAATTAAACAAGCTAAAGAGAAGTTCATCAGTAGAATCAATTGAACCCACATCTTCCACAGTTGTCGAATTGCAGTCTGAGGTGCGTAATTTGCAGAAAGctttaaatgaagaaaagagaGCATTAGACATGGAGCAAAGCAGAGTGGTTGAGAAAAATGAGGAAATCAATCag CTGAAATTGAAAGTGCTGGAATTTACAGAGAAAGCAGAGCGTTATGAATGTCTAGAGCATCAAAATGCTAACCATACACAAAGTCAGTTGATTGTGGAAGATCTGAGTAGAAAGGTTGCATCACTAGAGAAAAATTTGGAATTGGagagaaaggaaaaggaagGCATAGTACATGCGATAGTTGATCTGCAGGCTGAATTGAAGAACAAGGAAAATGATCTTAACAACTATGCAGAAAAGCTGAGGATGACACAAGAAGCACTAAAAAGTGAACAAAGGGATAGAGAAATTCTGGGACAACAAGCAAGGTCCAAACTCCAGTTCAGTCAGCAGCAACGCCTGAATATGGGAGCAGAAGCTTACAAGGTGAAGTTTATTGAATGTCGACAGCTTGAAGCACAATTAAACAAGCTAAAGAGAAGTTCATCAGTAGAATCAATTGAACCCACATCTTCCACAGTTGTCGAATTGCAGTCTGAGGTGCGTAATTTGCAGAAAGctttaaatgaagaaaagagaGCATTAGACATGGAGCAAAGCAGAATGGTTGAGAAAAATGAGGAAATCAATCag AAATTGAAAGTGCTGGAATTTACAGAGAAAGCAGAGCGTTATGAATGCCTAGAGCATCAAAATGCTAACCATACACAAAGTCAGTTGATTGTGGAAGATCTGAGTAGAAAGGTTGCATCACTAGAGAAAAATTTGGAATTGGagagaaaggaaaaggaagGCATAGTACATGCGATAGTTGATCTGCAGGCTGAATTGAAGAACAAGGAAAATGATCTTAACAACTATGCAGAAAAGCTGAGGGTGACACAAGAAGCACTAAAAAGTGAACAAAGGGATAGAGAAATTCTGGGACAACAAGCAAGGTCCAAACTTCAGGAACATGAAGAGAAAGAATGTAAGCTTACCATAAAAGTGAAGGAGTTGGAAAGAGAAGTAGCAAGGTGGAAGCAAGAGGTCGACCTTCGTGTGGAAGCAGAGTCCAGAATGATTGAATCAGAGGCATCCCCTGAGGAAGGCAAGCCCCAGTTCAGTCAGCAGCAACGCTCATCAG CCACGAGGCCAGTCCGTGGTATTAGGCCATCTTGTGCCCCTAAACCTACGTCCCCATCATGTGGAAGCCAGCCGTGGGTTGTGGTTTCACACCCACGAGATTTCAAGCAAGGAGTCACACCTCCTGCTGCCTCTGTGCAGCCTCCCCACCCACAAGTACAGCTTCAGCCACATGCCCCAGCAGGCCAACAAGAGATATGGGAGTGCCCAGTATGTACAGCTCTTCTGCCTCCTAATGTTGACAAAGATCAGCATGTAAATGGTCATTTTGATTAA
- the LOC136892231 gene encoding tax1-binding protein 1 homolog B-like isoform X1 — MAEGPNENESSLEGEDCSAYSFTSLPPESEFSAVIFNNVPEYYPPDRDIECRYTIKNSVQPNSRDWIGLFRVGWQSSREHYTYEWSPLLNTHEQGKPLSNRVVFRERYLPKADDEFYQFCYVTSAEDVRGASVPFQIKTRPLEQDDLQCCEFEDDEGSSIMIVKNKTAILEESLGRALEENASLKASKEMVETNLAKANEDILRLSSQKLELTSSLKENKEKSAQLEETLAQNSLIMNADQSRIKELESKVSGLKDMNEISEGKIKELMMVVEKQRAQTSEVEKNKEELVIEKKQYLDNMAADRQMIEKLQTELKTKEDEHNLLKARFMEFKTKAKAESVEYEEKLEKLNTTNGRLQEQLTQASAENGILKRNMEGESDRLSKKIRDLHLELKGKDEELWNKQEELANHAHTIADLEKVKEELLNDASQEAELLGNMVEKLQAELNEKQELLHQLEHELEDFKEQLDHEKEKAIVLEKDCETVIRALQEQIDGEKALNQSLCSQSDRHLAELQGQLQKQLEANMELTVQLESRNADIRGLSSELDGCKRKLQDEEEKAQKAETQITATSAELKSLRVVKESLQSTLDDAQGANARSSKITAASMFALQTAHAHLEKKYLKIKKEMEELWRERNELKRSLAAFQENVPSDDIRLQIEELRANNEDLRVRLNMGAEAYKVKFIECRQLEAQLNKLKRSSSVESIEPTSSTVVELQSEVRNLQKALNEEKRALDMEQSRVVEKNEEINQLKLKVLEFTEKAERYECLEHQNANHTQSQLIVEDLSRKVASLEKNLELERKEKEGIVHAIVDLQAELKNKENDLNNYAEKLRMTQEALKSEQRDREILGQQARSKLQFSQQQRLNMGAEAYKVKFIECRQLEAQLNKLKRSSSVESIEPTSSTVVELQSEVRNLQKALNEEKRALDMEQSRMVEKNEEINQQKLKVLEFTEKAERYECLEHQNANHTQSQLIVEDLSRKVASLEKNLELERKEKEGIVHAIVDLQAELKNKENDLNNYAEKLRVTQEALKSEQRDREILGQQARSKLQEHEEKECKLTIKVKELEREVARWKQEVDLRVEAESRMIESEASPEEGKPQFSQQQRSSATRPVRGIRPSCAPKPTSPSCGSQPWVVVSHPRDFKQGVTPPAASVQPPHPQVQLQPHAPAGQQEIWECPVCTALLPPNVDKDQHVNGHFD, encoded by the exons ATGGCAGAAGGTCCGAACGAAAATGAAAGCAGTTTGGAAGGTGAAGACTGCAGCGCCTACTCATTCACTTCGCTTCCACCCGAGTCCGAATTTTCCGCTGTTATTTTCAATAACGTGCCCGAATACTATCCTCCGGACAGAGATATAGAGTGTCGCTACACGATAAAGAACTCGGTGCAACCTAATTCCAGAGACTGGATTGGATTGTTCAGAGTTGGTTGGCAGTCATCACGAGAGCATTACACGTACGAATGGTCGCCGTTACTTAATACGCATGAACAAGGAAAACCACTGAGTAATAGGGTTGTTTTTCGTGAGCGTTATTTGCCCAAAGCTGACGATGAATTTTACCAGTTCTGTTATGTTACATCTGCTGAAGATGTAAGAGGGGCAAGTGTTCCATTTCAGATCAAGACAAGACCCTTGGAACAAGATGACTTGCAGTGTTGCGAATTTGAGGATGATGAAGGATCGTCTATAAtgattgtcaaaaacaaaacgGCCATACTAGAAGAGTCCCTAGGCCGAGCTCTTGAAGAAAATGCTTCATTGAAAGCATCGAAAGAGATGGTAGAGACAAATTTGGCGAAGGCAAATGAAGACATTTTGCGACTTAGTTCGCAGAAATTAGAGTTGACCTCTTCCCTAaaggaaaataaggaaaaatcgGCCCAGCTTGAAGAAACCTTGGCACAGAACAGCTTGATTATGAATGCCGATCAAAGTAGAATAAAGGAACTTGAAAGTAAAGTAAGTGGTCTTAAAGATATGAACGAGATTTCCGAGGGAAAAATCAAGGAATTGATGATGGTTGTGGAAAAACAAAGAGCACAGACCTCAGAGGTTGAGAAAAACAAGGAAGAGTTGGTGATCGAGAAAAAGCAGTATTTGGACAACATGGCTGCAGATCGCCAGATGATTGAAAAGTTGCAAACAGAACTCAAGACCAAAGAAGATGAACACAACTTACTGAAAGCACGATTCATGGAgttcaaaaccaaagcaaaggCCGAATCTGTTGAATATGAAGagaagcttgaaaaattaaACACCACAAATGGGAGATTGCAAGAGCAACTGACCCAAGCAAGTGCTGAAAATGGCATACTGAAAAGAAACATGGAGGGAGAATCTGATCgcctttcaaagaaaataagaGATCTTCATCTGGAACTTAAGGGAAAAGATGAAGAACTTTGGAATAAACAGGAAGAACTTGCAAACCATGCTCACACAATTGCAGACTTGGAGAAGGTAAAAGAAGAGTTACTGAATGATGCATCCCAAGAAGCAGAGTTGCTTGGCAACATGGTTGAGAAGCTTCAAGCTGAATTAAACGAAAAGCAAGAACTTCTTCATCAGCTTGAGCACGAATTGGAAGATTTCAAAGAGCAGCtggaccatgagaaagagaagGCAATTGTTCTTGAAAAAGATTGTGAGACAGTAATCAGGGCTCTCCAGGAGCAAATTGATGGAGAAAAAGCATTGAATCAGTCTCTGTGCTCACAGTCAGATCGTCATTTGGCTGAACTTCAGGGACAGTTACAGAAGCAGCTGGAAGCCAACATGGAACTGACAGTGCAACTGGAAAGTAGAAATGCGGACATCAGAGGGCTCTCTAGTGAACTAGATGGATGTAAAAGAAAGCTCCAAGATGAAGAGGAGAAGGCACAAAAAGCTGAGACCCAAATTACAGCAACCAGTGCAGAGCTGAAATCACTGAGGGTGGTTAAAGAGTCACTCCAGTCAACACTTGATGATGCCCAGGGTGCAAATGCTCGGTCCTCAAAGATTACTGCAGCTTCCATGTTTGCTCTTCAAACAGCTCATGCACATTTGGAGAAAAAGTACCtaaaaatcaagaaagaaatgGAGGAGTTATGGAGAGAAAGGAATGAGTTAAAGAGGAGTCTTGCCGCATTTCAGGAAAATGTGCCATCAGATGATATCAGGCTTCAGATCGAAGAGCTGAGAGCCAACAATGAAGATTTACGCGTACGTCTGAATATGGGAGCAGAAGCTTACAAGGTGAAGTTTATTGAATGTCGACAGCTTGAAGCACAATTAAACAAGCTAAAGAGAAGTTCATCAGTAGAATCAATTGAACCCACATCTTCCACAGTTGTCGAATTGCAGTCTGAGGTGCGTAATTTGCAGAAAGctttaaatgaagaaaagagaGCATTAGACATGGAGCAAAGCAGAGTGGTTGAGAAAAATGAGGAAATCAATCag CTGAAATTGAAAGTGCTGGAATTTACAGAGAAAGCAGAGCGTTATGAATGTCTAGAGCATCAAAATGCTAACCATACACAAAGTCAGTTGATTGTGGAAGATCTGAGTAGAAAGGTTGCATCACTAGAGAAAAATTTGGAATTGGagagaaaggaaaaggaagGCATAGTACATGCGATAGTTGATCTGCAGGCTGAATTGAAGAACAAGGAAAATGATCTTAACAACTATGCAGAAAAGCTGAGGATGACACAAGAAGCACTAAAAAGTGAACAAAGGGATAGAGAAATTCTGGGACAACAAGCAAGGTCCAAACTCCAGTTCAGTCAGCAGCAACGCCTGAATATGGGAGCAGAAGCTTACAAGGTGAAGTTTATTGAATGTCGACAGCTTGAAGCACAATTAAACAAGCTAAAGAGAAGTTCATCAGTAGAATCAATTGAACCCACATCTTCCACAGTTGTCGAATTGCAGTCTGAGGTGCGTAATTTGCAGAAAGctttaaatgaagaaaagagaGCATTAGACATGGAGCAAAGCAGAATGGTTGAGAAAAATGAGGAAATCAATCag CAGAAATTGAAAGTGCTGGAATTTACAGAGAAAGCAGAGCGTTATGAATGCCTAGAGCATCAAAATGCTAACCATACACAAAGTCAGTTGATTGTGGAAGATCTGAGTAGAAAGGTTGCATCACTAGAGAAAAATTTGGAATTGGagagaaaggaaaaggaagGCATAGTACATGCGATAGTTGATCTGCAGGCTGAATTGAAGAACAAGGAAAATGATCTTAACAACTATGCAGAAAAGCTGAGGGTGACACAAGAAGCACTAAAAAGTGAACAAAGGGATAGAGAAATTCTGGGACAACAAGCAAGGTCCAAACTTCAGGAACATGAAGAGAAAGAATGTAAGCTTACCATAAAAGTGAAGGAGTTGGAAAGAGAAGTAGCAAGGTGGAAGCAAGAGGTCGACCTTCGTGTGGAAGCAGAGTCCAGAATGATTGAATCAGAGGCATCCCCTGAGGAAGGCAAGCCCCAGTTCAGTCAGCAGCAACGCTCATCAG CCACGAGGCCAGTCCGTGGTATTAGGCCATCTTGTGCCCCTAAACCTACGTCCCCATCATGTGGAAGCCAGCCGTGGGTTGTGGTTTCACACCCACGAGATTTCAAGCAAGGAGTCACACCTCCTGCTGCCTCTGTGCAGCCTCCCCACCCACAAGTACAGCTTCAGCCACATGCCCCAGCAGGCCAACAAGAGATATGGGAGTGCCCAGTATGTACAGCTCTTCTGCCTCCTAATGTTGACAAAGATCAGCATGTAAATGGTCATTTTGATTAA
- the LOC136892232 gene encoding ankyrin repeat and LEM domain-containing protein 2-like has translation MAAGHWGYFPLSNKMAGRKEVRQLSDSELLDELRSLGLNAGPISPTTRRIYEKKLSKARGNDAVDSVVCKDYDSENSCLKLNSNPCTDSSKALITYSTNEVSLEIPAIFYGVYFNINQSLAEGGFPSVPLVFTCKEEALEVAKKFKGARFKAFKTRSEAERFSQSLSVVQENVATTLSSSALASPTDPASHFKGPTPQALIEFRNVIEHGSLEEFRQIVFKNPRYLVGPGDTPVILQEGFRYNAIHVAVKNNRKDMCQLIIDTLESQNFWGILLKEDSSSAVTSQRRHFLVDMYLNTPDKGNLETPLHFACKHGHVEVVEYLVSHPLTDTRRENKYGETPMQIICSRCSVPCSEEKNRIGSLLEDNCFVPLLGSFDNSTPSWIGEPWSPEGTDDKSFKEKRWQGNSFDKMKEWSNPGEVPVTVRAYAGPMSPSKAEQFYHSWKIPPPKKEQRNSYIHIKRKDDSRGVERIGRQLAHNVKVPWTEYWSFLGGYADFSNLQGIAKLENYLAKNREQFLFNRLSITPQRVEVPKRISGIQKTPESRQSSVILQANVLLNEGMNEQPNGNSGITLRDVYHGSSRKSLFSNSVESENERREGRKDSSPLIQVADVELVKTLTGSLDKLSVSCQEEGTSKEPVDASLTESPKKQDVLNFRDGDFDLDGDRGIINSSGGLPCKKKLFSFSRETKDVEVALSVHMERDTPNNRTDDNKTLLNFSNGISSSQELKEGVNDDDEVFENLLGTDEKSQKQCEKHLSHFGAAQIKVPVKRYLKSQKGQSYVFGSGNQDINIFIQGLQPSKLDLDVFIAIGQTKVDSKKFPNVAKWQTLIMSYSDEKQQSWPSPGSPRYKTTRHKSLMWSC, from the exons ATGGCAGCTGGACACTGGGGATACTTTCCgctttcaaacaaaatggcgggaAGAAAAGAGGTAAGACAACTTAGTGATTCCGAACTGCTGGACGAACTCAGGTCGTTGGGTTTGAATGCTGGACCGATCAGCCCAACAACCAGACGAATATATGAGAAAAAGCTCTCCAAAGCTCGTGGCAACGATGCTGTGGATAGCGTAGTGTGCAAAGACTACGATTCAGAGAACTCTTGTTTGAAGTTGAACTCAAATCCTTGTACCGATTCTTCAAAAGCACTCATTACCTATTCTACAAATGAAGTGTCTTTGGAAATTCCAGCGATATTTTATGGAGTATATTTTAACATCAATCAATCCCTCGCTGAGGGTGGATTTCCAAGTGTTCCGCTTGTGTTTACATGCAAGGAAGAAGCTTTGGAGGttgcaaagaaatttaaaggcGCACGTTTTAAAGCTTTCAAAACAAGGTCTGAAGCAGAACGATTTTCGCAATCGCTATCAGTGGTACAGGAAAACGTTGCCACTACTTTGAGTTCCTCAGCTTTAGCATCTCCAACAGATCCTGCGAGTCACTTCAAAGGACCGACACCTCAGGCATTAATCGAATTTCGTAATGTTATTGAACATGGTTCCCTAGAAGAGTTTCGCCAGATAGTGTTTAAGAACCCTAGGTATCTTGTTGGTCCAGGTGATACTCCAGTGATATTGCAAGAAGGTTTCCGTTATAATGCAATTCATGTGGCTGTCAAAAATAACAGAAAAGACATGTGCCAGTTAATTATTGACACACTGGAAAGTCAAAACTTTTGGGGCATTCTTTTAAAAGAAGATAGCTCATCAGCAGTGACTTCTCAAAGAAGGCATTTTTTGGTAGATATGTACCTCAATACTCCAGATAAAGGG AACTTGGAAACTCCATTACATTTTGCTTGCAAACATGGTCATGTGGAAGTTGTGGAGTATTTAGTGTCTCATCCTCTGACTGACACACGAAGGGAAAACAAGTATGGAGAAACTCCTATGCAG ATTATCTGTTCCAGATGCAGTGTTCCTTGCTCTGAAGAAAAGAATAGAATAGGGAGTCTTCTGGAAG ACAACTGCTTTGTGCCCCTTCTGGGTTCATTTGACAACTCCACTCCTTCCTGGATAGGAGAACCTTGGTCACCAGAGGGAACAGATGACAAAAGTTTCAAAGAAAAGAGATGGCAAGgaaactcatttgataaaatgaAGGAGTGGAGCAACCCTGGTGAAGTGCCAGTCACAGTCAGAGCTTATGCAGGGCCTATGTCTCCATCAAAG GCTGAACAATTCTATCATTCATGGAAGATTCCACCCCCAAAAAAAGAACAGCGAAACAGCTACATTcacattaaaagaaaagatgACAGTCGTGGTGTGGAGAGGATAGGGAG GCAACTTGCACACAATGTGAAGGTTCCTTGGACAGAGTACTGGAGTTTTCTTGGTGGATATGCAGACTTTTCAAATTTGCAAGGAATTGCCAAGTTAGAAAATTACCTAGCAAAGAATAGAGAACAGTTCCTGTTTAACAGATTGTCAATCACACCCCAGAGAGTAGAAGTACCAAAGAGGATCAGTGGTATTCAGAAAACGCCAGAATCCAGACAGAGCAGCGTTATTTTACAGGCTAATGTGCTTCTTAATGAAGGAATGAATGAGCAGCCTAATGGGAATAGTGGCATTACTTTAAGAGATGTTTATCATGGGTCATCTCGCAAAtctttgttctcaaattcaGTGGAatcagaaaatgaaagaagggAAGGAAGAAAAGATAGTTCGCCTTTAATTCAAGTCGCTGATGTTGAACTTGTTAAGACTCTGACTGGGTCTCTTGACAAGCTTTCTGTAAGCTGCCAGGAGGAAGGTACATCCAAGGAACCAGTTGATGCATCATTGACTGAAAGTCCAAAGAAACAGGATGTTTTAAATTTTAGGGATGGTGACTTTGATCTTGATGGTGATAGAGGTATCATAAATAGTTCTGGTGGCTTGCCTTGCAAGAAGAAACTGTTCTCCTTTTCTCGGGAAACCAAGGATGTTGAGGTGGCTCTGAGTGTGCACATGGAAAGGGATACCCCTAATAATCGTACTGATGACAACAAAACCTTGCTTAATTTTTCAAATGGAATTTCATCTTCGCAGGAATTGAAGGAAGGtgtaaatgatgatgatgaggttTTCGAGAACCTTTTGGGAACTGATGAAAAGTCACAAAAGCAATGCGAGAAACATTTAAGTCATTTTGGAGCTGCACAGATCAAAGTACCTGTGAAAAGATACTTGAAAAGTCAAAAAGGTCAAAGCTATGTTTTTGGTTCAGGAAATCAAGATATCAACATTTTCATTCAAGG ATTGCAACCCAGTAAACTTGATCTTGATGTCTTTATTGCCATTGGTCAAACAAAGGTGGATTCCAAGAAATTTCCCAACGTTGCAAAATGGCAAACGCTGATCATGTCGTATTcagacgaaaaacaacaaag TTGGCCCAGCCCTGGATCACCCAGGTATAAGACGACAAGACACAAGTCACTGATGTGGAGCTGTTGA